A stretch of Comamonadaceae bacterium M7527 DNA encodes these proteins:
- the grpE gene encoding nucleotide exchange factor GrpE, translating into MTDPNTNSQADAQPNADDKPAEQPHATNGADLAAELAAGLNTTAEQPAMPGADAPVTIESLQAALAAAQDEVKDTFLRAKADVENARRRADEDVQKARKFAVESFAESLLPVIDSFDAALATDTATIEQMREGIVATHKQLISALERNKVVALAPEAATKFDPHQHQAISVVQAEQEPNTVVTVLQKGYMIAERVMRPALVTVTAPK; encoded by the coding sequence ATGACAGACCCAAACACCAACTCACAAGCAGACGCACAGCCCAACGCCGACGACAAACCCGCGGAGCAACCCCACGCCACCAATGGCGCCGACCTGGCAGCCGAGCTGGCGGCAGGCCTCAACACAACGGCTGAGCAGCCCGCCATGCCAGGCGCTGACGCACCCGTCACCATAGAGTCATTGCAGGCCGCGCTGGCTGCGGCGCAAGACGAAGTCAAAGACACTTTTTTGCGCGCCAAGGCGGACGTTGAAAACGCCAGACGCCGCGCAGATGAGGACGTGCAAAAAGCGCGCAAGTTTGCGGTTGAGAGCTTTGCTGAAAGCCTGCTGCCCGTCATCGACAGCTTTGATGCGGCATTGGCCACAGACACAGCCACCATAGAGCAAATGCGCGAAGGCATTGTGGCCACGCACAAGCAATTGATCAGCGCACTTGAGCGCAACAAGGTAGTGGCCTTGGCGCCTGAGGCAGCCACCAAGTTTGATCCGCACCAGCACCAAGCCATTAGCGTGGTGCAGGCCGAGCAAGAGCCCAACACGGTCGTGACTGTGCTGCAAAAGGGCTACATGATCGCCGAACGCGTGATGCGCCCAGCGCTGGTCACAGTAACTGCGCCCAAATAA
- a CDS encoding lytic murein transglycosylase, producing the protein MGNEQATDANVSGFFFMIKSMTTHSRLSARHALLAIASALAISTVHAQQTDQPLAQSCINELRSKATRAGVTNATFDQAMQGVMAKPELMDKLNYQPEFKLPIWDYLASLVDDERVSDGAAMLVQYKTELAAIAQQYGVDQETIVAVWGVESNYGQNTGGRDIVESLATLSCMGRRQNFFSGEFVAALKIVQAGDFERALFKGSWAGAFGQTQFMPSTFLRLAVDGDGDGKRNLITNPIDALASTANFLKRAGWKAGQTWGFEVKLNKGTPGVTGRKSMRGMSYWVGQGLSRVDGSHLIGGGIDNDTNAALLLPAGDNGPAFLLLNNFKAIYSYNASESYGLAIAHLSDRLRGQGVFATPWPTDDAGLSRTEKREVQTLLLARGHDIGEVDGALGTRSQAAIKLEQQRLEHEASGRAGQKLLAALRAGL; encoded by the coding sequence ATGGGCAACGAACAAGCCACCGATGCCAACGTCAGTGGCTTTTTCTTTATGATTAAAAGCATGACTACACACTCTCGCTTATCAGCACGCCATGCCCTTTTAGCAATCGCATCGGCACTGGCCATCTCTACGGTTCATGCCCAACAGACCGACCAGCCGCTGGCGCAAAGTTGTATCAATGAACTGCGCAGCAAAGCAACGCGAGCAGGTGTGACCAACGCTACGTTTGACCAAGCCATGCAAGGCGTAATGGCCAAGCCTGAATTGATGGACAAGCTCAACTACCAGCCAGAGTTCAAACTGCCTATTTGGGACTATTTGGCCAGCCTTGTGGACGATGAGCGGGTATCAGACGGCGCAGCCATGTTGGTGCAATACAAAACCGAGCTCGCTGCCATAGCCCAGCAATACGGCGTTGACCAAGAAACCATAGTGGCGGTTTGGGGTGTTGAGAGCAACTACGGGCAAAACACGGGTGGGCGCGATATTGTTGAGTCGCTGGCAACACTGAGTTGCATGGGTAGACGCCAGAACTTTTTCTCTGGCGAGTTTGTGGCTGCACTCAAAATTGTGCAAGCGGGTGACTTTGAGCGTGCGTTGTTCAAAGGCTCGTGGGCTGGAGCCTTTGGGCAAACGCAGTTCATGCCATCCACGTTTTTACGTTTGGCAGTTGACGGCGATGGTGACGGCAAACGCAACCTCATCACCAACCCAATAGACGCCCTCGCCTCCACCGCCAACTTTTTAAAGCGTGCAGGCTGGAAGGCTGGCCAGACATGGGGCTTTGAAGTCAAGCTCAACAAAGGCACGCCAGGTGTGACCGGGCGCAAGTCCATGCGTGGCATGTCTTATTGGGTGGGGCAAGGCCTTAGCCGCGTTGATGGCTCACACTTGATAGGTGGTGGTATTGACAACGACACAAATGCCGCCTTGCTATTGCCAGCTGGTGATAACGGCCCCGCGTTTTTATTGCTGAACAACTTCAAGGCCATTTACAGCTACAACGCCTCTGAGAGCTACGGCCTAGCGATTGCCCACTTGTCAGACCGCTTGCGCGGACAGGGTGTGTTCGCGACGCCTTGGCCTACTGATGACGCAGGATTGAGTCGCACCGAAAAACGCGAGGTGCAAACGCTATTGCTGGCACGCGGACACGACATAGGCGAAGTAGACGGCGCACTGGGCACCAGAAGCCAGGCCGCTATCAAACTGGAGCAGCAACGCCTGGAGCATGAAGCGTCTGGGCGTGCTGGACAGAAGCTGCTGGCAGCACTTAGAGCAGGCCTGTAA
- the dnaK gene encoding molecular chaperone DnaK — protein sequence MGKIIGIDLGTTNSCVSVMEGNNTRVIENSEGTRTTPSVIAYQEDGDILVGAPAKRQAVTNPTNTVYAVKRLIGRKFAEKEVQKDIDLMPYKIAKADNGDAWVEIRGEKLAPPQVSAEILRKMKKTAEDYLGEAVTEAVITVPAYFNDAQRQATKDAGRIAGLDVKRIINEPTAAALAFGLDKQSKGDRKIAVYDLGGGTFDVSIIEIADVDGEKQFEVLSTNGDTFLGGEDFDQRIIDFIIAEFKKEQGVDLSKDVLALQRLKEAAEKAKIELSNGSQTDINLPYITADASGPKHLNIKMTRAKLESLVDELIERTIAPCRTAIKDAGISVSDINDVILVGGMSRMPKVQEKVKEFFGKEPRRDVNPDEAVAVGAAIQGQVLSGDRSDVLLLDVTPLSLGIETMGGVMTKMITKNTTIPTKFSQVFSTADDNQPAVTIKVYQGEREIASGNKSLGEFNLEGIPPAARGTPQIEVTFDIDANGILHVSAKDKGTGKENKITIKANSGLSDEEIEQMVKDAEVNAADDKKKVELVQARNQAEAMLNSVKKSLGEHGDSLEAGEKEAVEAAITDLEEELKGEDNKQALEEKTNALMTASQKLGEKMYADMQGGEQASAGNNSKPVDDDVVDAEVKEVKKD from the coding sequence ATGGGAAAAATCATTGGCATTGACTTGGGCACCACCAACAGCTGCGTATCCGTCATGGAGGGCAACAACACCCGCGTGATCGAAAACAGTGAAGGCACCCGCACCACGCCTTCCGTGATCGCCTATCAAGAAGACGGCGACATTTTGGTGGGCGCGCCTGCCAAGCGCCAAGCCGTCACCAACCCCACCAACACGGTGTACGCTGTCAAGCGCTTGATCGGCCGCAAGTTTGCCGAAAAAGAAGTGCAAAAAGACATAGACTTGATGCCTTACAAAATCGCCAAAGCCGATAACGGCGACGCTTGGGTGGAAATTCGCGGTGAAAAACTGGCCCCACCACAGGTGAGTGCTGAAATTTTGCGCAAGATGAAGAAAACCGCCGAAGACTACTTGGGCGAAGCGGTCACTGAAGCCGTCATCACAGTGCCTGCCTACTTCAACGACGCACAGCGCCAAGCCACCAAAGACGCCGGTCGTATTGCTGGCCTTGATGTGAAGCGCATCATCAACGAACCAACTGCTGCTGCATTGGCTTTTGGCCTGGACAAGCAATCCAAAGGCGACCGCAAAATTGCGGTCTACGACCTGGGCGGTGGCACATTTGACGTGTCCATCATTGAAATTGCAGACGTAGATGGCGAGAAGCAGTTTGAAGTGTTGTCAACCAACGGCGACACCTTTTTGGGCGGCGAAGACTTTGACCAACGCATCATCGACTTCATCATTGCCGAGTTCAAGAAGGAGCAAGGCGTTGACTTGTCTAAAGATGTATTGGCCTTGCAGCGCCTGAAAGAAGCCGCCGAGAAAGCCAAAATCGAGTTGTCTAACGGCTCACAAACAGACATCAACCTGCCCTACATCACCGCTGACGCATCAGGCCCTAAGCACTTGAACATCAAGATGACTCGCGCCAAGCTGGAGAGCCTGGTAGATGAGCTGATAGAGCGCACCATTGCGCCTTGCCGCACCGCCATTAAAGACGCTGGCATCAGCGTGTCAGATATCAACGACGTGATTTTGGTAGGCGGTATGAGCCGCATGCCTAAAGTCCAGGAAAAAGTCAAGGAATTCTTTGGCAAAGAGCCGCGCCGTGACGTAAACCCTGATGAAGCCGTCGCAGTAGGCGCCGCCATTCAAGGCCAGGTGTTGTCTGGTGACCGCTCTGATGTGTTGCTGTTAGACGTCACACCACTGTCCTTGGGCATTGAGACCATGGGCGGCGTGATGACCAAGATGATCACCAAGAACACCACCATTCCTACCAAGTTCAGCCAGGTGTTCTCTACCGCAGACGACAACCAGCCGGCGGTGACCATCAAGGTTTACCAAGGTGAGCGCGAGATTGCCTCTGGCAACAAGAGCCTGGGCGAATTCAACCTTGAAGGCATACCACCAGCAGCGCGTGGAACACCACAAATCGAGGTGACTTTTGATATTGATGCCAACGGCATTTTGCACGTGAGCGCCAAGGACAAAGGTACGGGTAAAGAAAACAAGATCACCATCAAGGCCAACTCAGGTTTGTCGGATGAAGAAATCGAACAAATGGTCAAGGACGCCGAAGTCAATGCGGCAGATGACAAGAAAAAAGTTGAGCTGGTGCAGGCCCGCAACCAAGCTGAAGCCATGCTCAACAGCGTCAAGAAGAGTTTGGGCGAGCACGGCGACTCTTTAGAGGCCGGTGAAAAAGAGGCTGTAGAAGCCGCCATCACTGATCTGGAAGAAGAACTCAAGGGCGAAGACAACAAGCAAGCCCTGGAAGAGAAAACCAACGCCTTGATGACAGCCAGCCAAAAGCTGGGCGAAAAGATGTACGCCGACATGCAAGGTGGCGAACAAGCCAGTGCTGGCAACAACAGCAAGCCAGTCGACGACGACGTGGTGGATGCCGAAGTAAAAGAAGTGAAAAAAGACTAA
- a CDS encoding UvrD-helicase domain-containing protein, translating into MSEPLSPHVTPPPLLQGLNPEQMAAVTLPPEHALILAGAGSGKTRVLTTRIAWLLQTGQITPGGMLAVTFTNKAAKEMMTRLGAMLPVNVRGMWIGTFHGLCNRLLRAHHKLVNLPQTFQILDTQDQLSAVKRLCKQYKVDDERFPPKQLVWFIAGAKEDGMRPGDIQVRDDETRKKVEIYQLYEDQCQREGVVDFGELILRSYELLRDNPLVAQHYQRRFRHILVDEFQDTNRLQYEWLKLLAGGGNAMLAVGDDDQSIYAFRGARVGNMADFVREFGVQHQIKLEHNYRSCSNILDTANALISNNTSRLGKNLRTEAGAGELVRVKEAPSDYAEADWLMDEIKQLVREDVPRQEIAVLYRSNAQSRIIETGLFNNSIPYRVYGGLRFFERAEIKHALAYLRLLENPRDDTSFLRVVNFPPRGIGARSVEQLQDAARSHQCALADAVDAVAGKAGTNLRAFVARIDVMREQTQGKTLREIIELVLEHSSLLTHYETEREGEDRLENLGELVNAAESFVTQEGFGKEAVAMPLDEVAGTVEPLSAEAATQLGLQPDTGEVLSPLAAFLTHAALEAGDNQAQAGTEAVQLMTVHASKGLEFDVVFITGLEEGLFPNERALTDPDGVEEERRLMYVAITRGRKRLYLSHSQTRMLHGQTRYNIRSRFFDELPENTLKWLSPPSGGFASPMMANSQKSWNNGFDKAGRYAGQQASPAWSPAWHGDTSGQSAKALQPSDRGEAASGIQKGVAVFHNKFGEGKVLAIEGQGDDARAQVAFSRHGTKWLALSVAKLTVV; encoded by the coding sequence ATGTCTGAACCGCTGTCCCCCCACGTCACACCACCGCCCTTGCTGCAAGGCCTCAACCCTGAGCAAATGGCAGCTGTTACGTTGCCGCCTGAGCACGCTTTGATATTGGCGGGTGCGGGCTCTGGCAAAACGCGGGTGCTCACCACGCGGATTGCTTGGTTGCTGCAAACCGGCCAGATCACCCCTGGCGGCATGTTGGCGGTGACCTTTACCAACAAGGCTGCCAAAGAGATGATGACCCGCTTGGGTGCCATGTTGCCGGTGAATGTGCGCGGCATGTGGATTGGCACATTTCACGGGCTTTGCAACAGGCTGTTGCGCGCGCATCACAAGCTGGTGAACTTGCCGCAAACCTTTCAAATACTGGACACGCAAGACCAACTGTCTGCCGTCAAGCGCTTGTGCAAACAGTACAAGGTGGACGATGAGCGCTTTCCGCCCAAGCAGCTGGTGTGGTTTATTGCCGGAGCCAAAGAGGATGGCATGCGCCCTGGTGACATACAGGTGCGAGACGACGAGACCCGCAAGAAAGTAGAGATTTACCAGCTGTACGAAGACCAATGTCAGCGCGAAGGCGTGGTGGATTTTGGTGAGCTGATACTGCGCAGCTACGAGCTGCTGCGCGACAACCCCTTGGTGGCGCAACACTACCAGCGCCGTTTCAGGCACATTTTGGTGGATGAGTTTCAAGACACCAATCGATTGCAATATGAGTGGCTCAAGTTGTTGGCTGGCGGCGGCAACGCCATGTTGGCCGTGGGTGACGACGACCAAAGCATTTACGCCTTTAGAGGTGCGCGCGTGGGCAATATGGCCGACTTTGTGCGTGAGTTTGGTGTGCAGCACCAGATCAAACTGGAGCACAACTACCGCAGTTGCAGCAATATTCTGGACACTGCCAACGCGCTGATCAGCAACAACACCTCACGCCTTGGTAAAAACCTGCGCACAGAGGCTGGCGCTGGCGAGCTGGTGCGGGTCAAAGAGGCGCCCAGTGATTACGCCGAAGCCGATTGGTTGATGGATGAAATCAAGCAGTTGGTGCGCGAAGACGTGCCGCGCCAGGAAATTGCCGTGCTTTATCGCAGCAACGCGCAAAGCCGGATCATAGAAACAGGCCTTTTCAACAACAGTATCCCTTACCGTGTGTACGGCGGCCTGCGATTTTTTGAACGCGCCGAGATCAAGCACGCGCTGGCCTATTTGCGTTTGTTGGAAAACCCACGCGACGACACCAGTTTTTTGCGTGTGGTGAACTTTCCACCACGAGGCATTGGCGCGCGCAGCGTCGAGCAGCTGCAAGACGCAGCCCGCTCGCATCAATGCGCCCTGGCAGATGCGGTAGATGCTGTCGCGGGCAAAGCGGGCACCAACCTGCGTGCCTTTGTCGCCAGAATTGACGTCATGCGTGAGCAAACCCAGGGTAAAACGCTGCGCGAAATCATTGAGCTGGTGTTGGAGCACAGCAGCCTGTTAACGCACTACGAGACAGAGCGAGAAGGCGAAGACCGCCTGGAAAACTTGGGTGAATTGGTTAATGCCGCAGAGAGCTTTGTTACCCAGGAAGGCTTTGGCAAAGAGGCTGTTGCCATGCCGCTAGACGAGGTGGCGGGCACCGTTGAGCCGCTCAGCGCAGAGGCCGCGACACAACTGGGTCTGCAGCCTGACACTGGCGAGGTGTTGTCACCGCTGGCAGCTTTTTTGACACACGCTGCGCTTGAAGCTGGCGATAACCAAGCCCAGGCAGGCACTGAGGCGGTGCAGCTCATGACTGTGCATGCATCAAAGGGTTTGGAGTTTGACGTGGTGTTTATCACAGGCCTGGAAGAGGGCTTGTTTCCCAATGAGCGCGCACTTACAGACCCAGACGGCGTGGAGGAAGAGCGCCGGTTGATGTACGTGGCCATTACGCGCGGGCGCAAACGCCTGTACCTCAGCCACTCGCAAACGCGCATGTTGCACGGTCAAACACGCTACAACATTCGCAGCCGCTTTTTTGACGAGTTGCCCGAAAACACACTCAAGTGGCTGTCGCCACCCAGCGGCGGTTTTGCCAGCCCCATGATGGCCAACAGCCAAAAGTCCTGGAACAACGGGTTTGATAAAGCGGGCCGCTACGCCGGCCAACAAGCCTCGCCAGCCTGGTCGCCCGCGTGGCATGGCGACACCAGTGGCCAGTCCGCCAAAGCCTTGCAGCCCAGTGACAGAGGCGAGGCCGCC
- the dnaJ gene encoding molecular chaperone DnaJ produces the protein MAKRDFYEVLGVPKNASNDEIKKAYRKLAMKHHPDRNQGNADAESKFKEAKEAYEMLSDPEKKAAYDQYGHAGVDPNMRGGAGGHGDFGNAFGDIFGDIFGGGRRGGGGGGRQVHRGNDLSYAMEITLEEAAAGKDSQIRIPSWDDCNSCDGTGAKPGTQAKTCTTCHGSGQVQMRQGFFSVQQTCPHCHGVGKIISDPCNTCHGQGKNKVNKTLEIKIPAGIDDGMRIRSTGNGEPGHNGGPPGDLFIEIRLKKHDIFERDGDDLHCQVPVQLTTAALGGEIDVPTLNGKATIEIPDGTQNGKTFRLRGKGIKGVRSSVAGDLYCHISAETPVKLTEHQRKLLKELDESFRKAGTKHSPQDQGWFEKAKAFFS, from the coding sequence ATGGCCAAAAGAGATTTTTACGAAGTACTAGGCGTGCCCAAAAACGCCAGTAACGACGAGATCAAGAAAGCCTATCGCAAACTCGCGATGAAGCACCACCCTGACCGCAATCAGGGCAACGCGGACGCAGAATCCAAGTTCAAAGAGGCCAAAGAAGCCTATGAAATGCTGTCTGACCCCGAGAAGAAGGCAGCCTATGATCAATACGGCCACGCCGGCGTAGACCCCAACATGCGCGGTGGCGCGGGGGGCCATGGTGACTTTGGCAATGCATTTGGCGATATTTTTGGTGACATTTTTGGTGGCGGACGCCGAGGCGGTGGCGGCGGTGGGCGTCAAGTACACCGAGGCAATGACTTGTCATACGCCATGGAAATCACGCTGGAAGAGGCCGCTGCCGGTAAAGACTCGCAAATCCGCATTCCGTCTTGGGACGACTGCAACAGCTGTGACGGCACCGGCGCCAAGCCTGGCACTCAAGCTAAAACCTGTACCACTTGCCATGGCTCAGGCCAAGTGCAAATGCGCCAAGGCTTTTTCAGCGTGCAGCAAACCTGCCCGCATTGTCACGGTGTTGGCAAAATCATCTCTGACCCATGCAACACCTGCCATGGTCAGGGCAAAAACAAGGTCAACAAGACGCTTGAGATCAAGATACCCGCTGGTATTGACGACGGCATGCGCATTCGCAGCACAGGCAACGGTGAACCCGGCCACAACGGCGGCCCACCCGGTGACTTGTTCATTGAAATCCGCCTTAAAAAGCACGACATCTTTGAGCGCGATGGCGACGACTTGCACTGCCAGGTACCGGTGCAACTCACCACTGCTGCATTGGGTGGCGAGATTGACGTACCCACGCTCAACGGCAAGGCCACCATTGAGATACCTGATGGCACGCAGAACGGCAAAACATTCCGCCTGCGTGGCAAAGGCATTAAAGGCGTACGCTCTAGCGTAGCCGGTGATTTGTACTGCCACATCTCTGCAGAAACCCCTGTCAAGCTCACAGAGCACCAGCGCAAGCTGCTCAAAGAGCTAGACGAGTCTTTCCGCAAAGCTGGCACCAAGCACAGCCCTCAAGACCAAGGGTGGTTTGAGAAGGCCAAGGCCTTCTTTTCCTGA